A single genomic interval of Balaenoptera musculus isolate JJ_BM4_2016_0621 chromosome 14, mBalMus1.pri.v3, whole genome shotgun sequence harbors:
- the CCDC116 gene encoding coiled-coil domain-containing protein 116: MTSCRHHSGYLADDEAGHTTYVARVQPPKKSLFPEMGQASKLGHTPHPTSMHGPSGSSGLRSHCRNPKGPRPFRSFLDFLVEGQVLDSLQTVVEEATERMATVKTEAGVPLVEVEDPMEVPRGGRRARARPILSTVHQRCTRPSLCLGRPNNYPSCSSSMSDSHSSFTANWPGSHSWDSNLGARSLGALPPMKDKLLLETNLKRLLQLENRRKGLGQSCPHGDSLPWDSLGSQTSSQWTLEQPLSWFSGLLGSSSGTPEASELGPAERELIFLKRELNKEMKSLLSQPGSFDLPGYCALREPHRTLDFLAEHHLFPALQDVVNQAVDKLSGACRRDGCPLFPSEWEPSPESSSKLATPIDGEEPCDLLPTTASSPRMEHRKSIKYRGCGKAKEGGSPVSSTQVATRFQLESPSYKFTKKKTLPSILSKSTTMSRLSNPWYEELVDYLKGQAVSLLACKYRFEKNLTGQLGFISFPITEALLDLFLGFRKVKGSRIRLSSTIDWSCLLRRLEEAEFSQWSPQRASQPPSRHTSQHSTPQRSMRTPTAPSELAARTHRVQDKPTGSRLNMRSPGPRPLASQERPAAAEQEPTRPPEPKLFLSSANTSVASHQSDQTVDMEDHQSIEEEEEDKEEDGEEEEEDENDFGDEGEPQSSPEPQEEAVVSTTAAGSGVGHGDCPWGP, translated from the exons ATGACCAGCTGTCGCCACCATTCGGGATACTTGGCGGACGACGAGGCTGGCCACACCACCTACGTGGCCCGG GTCCAGCCACCTAAGAAGTCACTGTTCCCGGAAATGGGGCAAGCCTCCAAGCTGGGCCACACACCACACCCCACTTCGATGCACGGCCCCTCAGGCAGTTCAGGGCTCCGCAGCCACTGCCGAAACCCCAAGGGCCCTCGACCCTTTAGGAGCTTCCTGGATTTCCTTGTCGAGGGTCAGGTGCTGGACAGCCTGCAGACGGTGGTGGAGGAGGCAACTGAGCGCATGGCCACCGTAAAGACAGAGGCTGGGGTGCCGCTGGTGGAGGTGGAGGACCCGATGGAGGTGCCAAGGGGTGGGCGTCGGGCACGGGCCCGGCCCATCCTCAGTACCGTGCACCAGCGCTGCACCCGGCCGAGCCTCTGCCTGGGGCGCCCCAACAATTACCCGTCCTGCTCCAGCTCCATGTCCGACTCCCACAGCAGCTTCACGGCCAACTGGCCGGGCTCCCATAGCTGGGACAGCAACCTGGGTGCCCGCAGCTTGGGTGCACTGCCACCCATGAAGGACAAACTCCTGCTGGAGACGAACCTCAAACGGCTGCTGCAGCTGGAGAACAGAAGG AAAGGCCTGGGGCAGTCCTGCCCCCACGGGGACTCCCTGCCATGGGACTCACTGGGCAGCCAGACCAGCAGCCAGTGGACCCTAGAGCAGCCCCtgtcctggttctcaggcctgcTGGGCTCGAGCTCAGGCACTCCCGAAGCGTCAGAGCTGGGGCCAGCAGAGCGGGAGCTGATCTTCCTCAAGCGAGAGCTGAACAAGGAGATGAAGTCTTTGCTGAGCCAGCCAGGGTCCTTTGACCTGCCCGGCTACTGTGCACTCCGAGAGCCCCATCGGACCCTGGACTTCCTGGCTGAGCACCACCTGTTCCCCGCCCTGCAGGATGTGGTCAACCAGGCTGTGGACAAGCTCAGTGGTGCCTGCCGCCGAGACGGCTGCCCTCTCTTCCCGTCGGAATGGGAGCCCTCCCCAGAGTCCAGCTCCAAGCTGGCCACACCCATTGATGGGGAGGAGCCCTGCGATTTGCTGCCCACCACAGCCTCCAGCCCCAGGATGGAGCACAGAAAGAGCATCAAGTACAGGGGATGCGGCAAGGCCAAGGAAGGTGGCTCCCCGGTGTCTAGCACCCAAGTGGCCACCAGGTTCCAGCTTGAG AGCCCCAGTTACAAGTTCACCAAGAAGAAGACGCTGCCCTCCATCCTGTCCAAGTCCACCACCATGTCCCGCCTCTCCAACCCCTGGTACGAGGAGCTCGTTGACTACCTGAAGGGCCAGGCTGTGTCCTTGCTTGCCTGCAAGTACAGGTTTGAGAAGAACCTCACTGGGCAGCTGGGCTTCATCTCCTTCCCCATCACTGAGGCACTCCTGGACCTTTTCCTGGGCTTCAGGAAGGTGAAGGGCTCGCGCATCCGTCTGTCCTCCACGATCGACTGGAGCTGCCTGCTGCGCAGGCTGGAGGAGGCCGAGTTTAGCCAGTGGTCACCCCAGCGGGCATCCCAGCCCCCTTCCCGGCACACCTCCCAGCACAGCACCCCCCAGCGCAGCATGCGGACACCCACCGCGCCGTCCGAGCTGGCCGCCAGGACCCACAGGGTCCAGGACAAGCCCACAGGGTCCCGCCTCAACATGAGGTCCCCGGGCCCCCGGCCGCTCGCCTCACAGGAGCGCCCGGCAGCCGCGGAGCAGGAGCCCACCAGACCGCCAGAGCCCAAGCTGTTCCTGTCCTCCGCCAACACCAGCGTGGCCTCCCATCAGTCCGACCAGACAGTGGACATGGAGGACCACCAGAGCatcgaggaggaggaggaggacaaggaggaggatggagaggaggaggaagaggacgaGAATGACTTTGGAGATGAAGGTGAGCCCCAGAGCTCCCCGGAGCCTCAAGAGGAGGCCGTGGTCAGCACCACGGCGGCAGGCTCAGGGGTGGGCCACGGTGACTGCCCATGGGGCCCCTGA